In a genomic window of Occallatibacter riparius:
- a CDS encoding Ppx/GppA phosphatase family protein: MPVFAAIDVGSNSCRLKIARVVAHRLKTLHEDREVTRLGASVFESGLVSPEAMAATLRSLKRFQRAVQTHAADRVRVVATSAMRDARNGEAFQAWVKAETGWTLEVISGLEEGRLIHHGVMAGEPAATGRVLLIDLGGGSCEITLSDHKRIKETVSLPLGAVRLTQQFLSEDPPTPEGLGQMRQLIARELRRARRRVHAEDINHVIATSGTAAALSDACAALANSAKPARKAVGKQGRGMAQAIARAGVAAGIAPTALVRKLAARMEKMQLPEREAIPGIGPRRAEIIIAGSHVFSEMLESFSLPGFRYSPLGLRDGLLAQMLAEFDTRASGHKEFEKERWESVLSTARRYGVEVRSNDPVREHALQLFREMRALHELPAEYENLLGAAAVLRDTGKYINHQGHHRHTQYIISSSEMYGYTPVQRTIISAIARYLGKSRPQPSDRALRNIPTEEHKSVTRAVVLLRLAVALNQDRASDVLRVTARVYPKRIYIDIKPGRTGAELELWSLRKEADYFREVFGRELFPALS, translated from the coding sequence ATGCCTGTCTTTGCCGCCATTGATGTCGGTTCCAACTCCTGCCGTCTCAAGATTGCCCGCGTCGTCGCTCACCGCCTCAAGACGCTGCACGAAGACCGCGAAGTTACGCGTCTGGGCGCTAGTGTTTTCGAATCCGGGCTGGTCTCGCCGGAAGCCATGGCTGCCACGCTGCGCTCGCTCAAACGGTTCCAGCGTGCGGTGCAGACCCACGCGGCAGACCGCGTTCGCGTTGTAGCCACCAGCGCCATGCGCGACGCTCGCAACGGAGAGGCCTTCCAGGCCTGGGTGAAGGCTGAAACCGGCTGGACGCTGGAAGTCATCTCGGGGCTTGAAGAAGGCCGGCTCATCCATCATGGCGTGATGGCCGGCGAGCCCGCCGCCACGGGCCGCGTGCTGCTCATTGACTTGGGCGGTGGCAGTTGCGAAATCACGCTGAGCGACCACAAGCGTATCAAGGAAACCGTCAGCCTGCCGCTCGGCGCTGTCCGGCTGACGCAGCAGTTTCTGTCGGAAGACCCGCCTACGCCGGAAGGCCTGGGCCAGATGCGTCAGCTCATCGCCCGCGAGCTGCGCCGTGCGCGCCGCCGCGTCCACGCTGAAGACATCAACCATGTCATTGCTACATCGGGCACAGCGGCCGCACTCTCTGACGCGTGTGCTGCTCTGGCGAATTCCGCCAAGCCCGCGCGGAAGGCCGTTGGTAAGCAGGGCCGCGGCATGGCCCAAGCCATTGCGCGCGCCGGAGTAGCTGCGGGTATTGCGCCCACGGCGCTGGTGCGCAAACTCGCCGCGCGCATGGAGAAGATGCAACTGCCGGAGCGCGAAGCCATTCCCGGCATCGGCCCGCGCCGGGCCGAGATCATCATCGCCGGCTCGCACGTGTTCTCTGAGATGCTGGAGAGCTTCTCGCTGCCTGGATTTCGCTACTCACCGCTTGGCCTGCGTGATGGATTGCTGGCGCAGATGCTTGCTGAGTTCGACACTCGCGCCAGCGGCCACAAGGAATTCGAGAAGGAGCGCTGGGAATCGGTTCTGTCGACGGCCCGCCGTTATGGCGTGGAGGTGCGAAGCAACGATCCGGTTCGTGAGCACGCGCTGCAGCTCTTCCGGGAGATGCGCGCATTGCACGAATTGCCCGCCGAATACGAGAACCTGCTCGGGGCGGCGGCTGTGCTGCGCGATACCGGAAAGTACATCAACCATCAGGGCCATCATCGGCACACGCAGTACATCATTTCGAGCTCTGAGATGTACGGCTACACGCCGGTGCAGCGAACCATCATCTCGGCGATTGCTCGGTATCTGGGCAAGAGCCGGCCGCAGCCCTCTGATCGAGCCCTGCGCAACATTCCGACTGAGGAGCACAAGAGCGTGACACGCGCCGTGGTGTTACTGCGGCTTGCGGTCGCGCTCAACCAGGACCGCGCCAGTGATGTGCTTCGCGTAACGGCGCGCGTGTATCCCAAGCGCATTTACATCGACATCAAGCCGGGACGCACGGGCGCGGAACTCGAACTGTGGTCGCTTCGCAAAGAGGCTGACTACTTCCGCGAGGTCTTCGGCCGCGAGCTCTTTCCCGCACTCTCGTAG